The following coding sequences lie in one Bacillota bacterium genomic window:
- a CDS encoding DUF6504 family protein, protein MSKRIQKPITVVEGPGGSPIRFSWLNRWRTVSGVLDRWRESGDWWDGEEERDYFIVATSPGGSYELCRDGPGAWILSRILD, encoded by the coding sequence GTGAGCAAGCGTATCCAGAAGCCAATCACTGTCGTGGAAGGCCCAGGCGGTTCTCCCATCCGGTTCTCGTGGCTCAACCGGTGGCGCACCGTTTCCGGGGTGCTGGACCGATGGCGTGAGTCCGGAGATTGGTGGGATGGCGAAGAGGAGCGGGACTATTTCATCGTGGCCACCTCCCCCGGAGGCAGTTACGAGCTGTGCCGTGATGGGCCGGGGGCCTGGATTCTCTCAAGGATACTCGACTGA
- a CDS encoding DNA polymerase III subunit alpha — protein sequence MKGFVHLHVHSQYSFLDGASTLRSLVERAASLDMGALAVTDHNNVSAAVEFTKCAREAGIKPVQGAELTLADGSHLVLLAQDSKGYSNLCRILTTAHMSAQRRNPGARLEDIEPHTGHMIALSGCRKGIIPSLIAAGKKAEAHAAAVRLARVFGRSNFYIELENPLTPGAAGLIRALSDLARAVGVGTVVTNNVHYAEKSGFWVHDALTAVRTLTTLDDVHPERRINGENYLKSPEEMTSLFADYPEALSNTVEIAERCSHVLDLSLRLFPKFPTPCGEPAAAYLESLVMQGAAKRYGRITEGIRARLSHELGIIRALGFEDYFLAVWDVARWAQSQGIRYAGRGSAADSAVAYCLFLTNVDSIVRGLLFERFMSLERAQKPDIDIDFEAGRRDDVAKYVYSRYGTEHVASVCTFNTFQGRAAVRDFGRALGFPEQEIDWLAKKLPHVPADGIRAAFERYPELRTSGIPAWKFELLLSLAESVAGFPRHIGTHLGGVVISGEPLTTITPLQMAAKGVAITQFDKNFIEDLGLIKLDLLSLRTLSAVEQATSTIRDHDPSFEYNRIPHGDRATYEMLNRGETIGVFQLESPAQRGLQTRLGARDIEDVIASVALIRPGPIQGNMVEPFIARRRGLEGISYIHPKLEPILRKTYGVVLYQEQVIEIATAIAGFTPGESDKLRKVMTHVRSMREMERIGTHFIERAVENGISPEVAQTIFSYILGYAGYGFCEAHAAAFADTAYKTAYMVNHYPAHFYAAVLSSQPMGFYPPRTILVEAKRRGVRILPLDVNRSQKKFSVEGGAIRVGLMQVKGISERMIDDLVAARADGEFRSVTDFLLRVPVDRDIMDNLVLAGAFDSVEPNRRALFWRLGTLMAQAAAEHDMAARAGPGRLFESSGSSVRDSVPDFSPTDKFKHEMSILGFCVDYHAMEFLRPRLARAGVRTSRDIHAAKNGEAVTVAGLVVRPHRPPTKSGKIVVFLSLEDEFGLVDVTVFERVYQEFGGVIYGNPGLLVTGNISRRGDGVSVIARTVQGLGRRRSSV from the coding sequence TTGAAAGGCTTTGTCCACCTCCATGTGCATTCTCAGTACTCCTTTCTGGATGGGGCGAGCACTTTGCGTTCTCTCGTGGAGAGGGCAGCATCGCTCGACATGGGCGCGCTCGCCGTGACCGACCACAACAATGTGAGCGCTGCCGTGGAGTTCACGAAATGCGCTCGGGAAGCCGGTATCAAGCCAGTTCAAGGTGCAGAACTCACGCTCGCGGACGGATCTCACCTGGTCCTGCTCGCCCAGGATTCCAAGGGCTACTCCAATCTCTGCCGTATACTGACCACCGCCCACATGTCAGCCCAGAGGCGCAATCCCGGGGCGAGGCTCGAGGACATAGAGCCCCATACCGGACACATGATCGCCCTCTCCGGATGCCGAAAGGGCATCATTCCCTCACTCATAGCCGCCGGTAAGAAAGCTGAGGCACATGCGGCGGCAGTCCGGCTCGCCCGGGTCTTCGGCCGCTCCAACTTCTACATCGAGCTTGAGAACCCACTGACGCCGGGCGCAGCGGGGCTCATCCGGGCGCTTTCAGACCTCGCACGCGCTGTGGGCGTCGGTACCGTCGTAACTAACAATGTGCATTACGCCGAGAAATCCGGGTTCTGGGTCCACGACGCGCTGACCGCCGTTCGGACCCTCACCACGCTCGACGATGTTCACCCCGAGCGGCGCATAAATGGGGAGAACTACCTGAAGTCCCCGGAGGAGATGACCTCCCTCTTCGCGGATTACCCCGAGGCCCTATCCAACACTGTCGAAATAGCGGAACGTTGCTCCCACGTTCTCGACCTCTCCCTGCGCCTCTTCCCCAAATTCCCGACGCCCTGCGGGGAACCTGCCGCGGCCTACCTCGAATCCCTCGTCATGCAAGGGGCCGCAAAGAGATACGGCCGGATCACCGAGGGAATCAGAGCCCGCCTCTCCCATGAACTGGGGATCATACGCGCACTCGGGTTCGAGGACTATTTCCTCGCCGTATGGGATGTGGCCAGATGGGCACAGTCCCAAGGCATAAGGTACGCCGGGCGCGGGTCCGCGGCGGACTCTGCCGTCGCCTACTGCCTTTTCCTCACGAACGTCGATTCCATTGTCCGCGGCCTGCTGTTCGAGAGGTTCATGAGCCTGGAACGCGCCCAGAAACCCGACATCGATATCGATTTCGAGGCCGGCCGAAGGGATGACGTGGCCAAGTATGTCTACAGTCGCTACGGCACGGAACACGTGGCTTCCGTGTGCACGTTCAACACCTTCCAGGGCCGGGCGGCGGTGCGGGATTTCGGCCGGGCACTCGGTTTCCCCGAGCAAGAGATCGACTGGTTGGCAAAGAAACTCCCCCACGTTCCGGCGGATGGTATACGGGCCGCGTTCGAACGCTACCCCGAACTGCGAACAAGTGGGATCCCGGCATGGAAGTTCGAGCTCCTGCTCTCGCTCGCCGAGTCCGTCGCGGGATTCCCCAGGCACATCGGCACCCACCTGGGCGGGGTAGTCATAAGCGGCGAGCCCCTCACCACCATCACCCCACTTCAAATGGCAGCGAAAGGGGTGGCCATCACCCAGTTCGACAAGAACTTCATAGAGGACCTGGGTCTCATCAAACTGGACCTCCTCTCCCTTCGCACCCTCTCAGCGGTGGAGCAGGCGACGTCGACGATCAGAGATCACGACCCGTCCTTCGAGTACAACAGGATACCCCACGGTGACCGGGCAACTTACGAGATGCTGAACCGTGGAGAGACCATAGGCGTGTTCCAGCTGGAAAGCCCCGCCCAGCGCGGGCTGCAGACACGCCTGGGAGCCCGGGACATTGAGGATGTGATCGCGAGCGTCGCCCTGATCCGCCCGGGCCCTATCCAGGGGAACATGGTCGAGCCTTTCATCGCCCGCCGTCGCGGCCTGGAAGGCATCTCCTACATCCACCCCAAGCTTGAGCCGATCCTTCGGAAGACCTACGGTGTAGTCCTCTACCAGGAGCAGGTCATCGAGATCGCCACGGCCATTGCCGGCTTCACTCCTGGAGAGTCCGATAAACTGCGAAAGGTCATGACCCACGTCCGGTCCATGCGGGAGATGGAACGAATTGGTACACACTTTATCGAAAGAGCTGTGGAAAATGGGATAAGCCCCGAAGTCGCCCAGACCATCTTCTCCTACATACTGGGGTACGCAGGTTACGGGTTCTGTGAGGCGCACGCAGCGGCATTCGCTGATACAGCATACAAGACCGCATACATGGTGAACCACTACCCCGCCCATTTCTATGCGGCGGTACTCAGCAGCCAGCCCATGGGCTTCTACCCTCCCCGCACCATTCTCGTGGAGGCGAAGCGAAGAGGAGTCAGGATCCTGCCTTTGGATGTGAACAGGAGCCAGAAGAAGTTCTCCGTGGAAGGCGGGGCGATACGTGTCGGGCTCATGCAGGTCAAGGGCATCTCGGAGCGGATGATCGACGATCTGGTAGCCGCGCGGGCAGATGGTGAATTCCGCTCGGTCACGGACTTCCTCCTCCGTGTCCCGGTCGACCGGGATATCATGGACAATCTCGTGTTGGCCGGGGCCTTCGATTCTGTCGAGCCCAACAGGCGGGCACTGTTCTGGAGACTCGGCACTCTCATGGCTCAAGCAGCAGCAGAACATGACATGGCCGCCCGGGCCGGCCCCGGCCGGCTCTTCGAATCCTCCGGGTCTTCTGTTAGAGATTCGGTCCCGGATTTCTCGCCTACCGACAAGTTCAAGCATGAGATGTCCATTCTGGGTTTCTGCGTCGACTATCACGCGATGGAATTCCTCCGCCCCCGTCTGGCAAGGGCAGGCGTGCGCACCTCTCGCGATATCCACGCTGCGAAGAACGGTGAGGCGGTCACCGTGGCCGGGCTCGTGGTCCGGCCTCACAGGCCCCCAACGAAGAGCGGCAAGATCGTGGTGTTTCTCTCACTCGAGGACGAATTCGGCTTGGTCGACGTGACAGTGTTCGAGCGGGTCTATCAGGAGTTCGGGGGAGTAATATACGGGAACCCGGGCCTTTTGGTCACCGGGAACATCTCGAGGCGGGGCGATGGAGTGAGCGTGATCGCCAGGACAGTGCAAGGGTTGGGCCGTCGCCGTTCATCCGTCTGA
- a CDS encoding YigZ family protein, producing the protein MSRGYLALAGEGRAEIVVKKSKFIATAAPCQEEAEALRLIDRVRREFWDATHNVYAFVLGEHDEVARSSDDGEPAGTAGRPVLEVIKREQVKYCTVVVTRYFGGTLLGAAGLVRAYGSAAREGLHAAGIVRKRLFREVRFVIDYPSLGRVQNLIAEQGFTVDRLSYAERVEMVIRIPSEMLPGFTRLMQDALMGAFDPIVGEEKFGFDERPGTGSDG; encoded by the coding sequence ATGTCCAGAGGCTACCTTGCGCTCGCGGGTGAAGGCCGGGCAGAGATCGTGGTGAAAAAGAGCAAGTTCATAGCGACAGCCGCACCGTGCCAGGAAGAGGCGGAAGCTTTGCGCCTCATAGACAGGGTGAGGCGGGAGTTCTGGGATGCAACCCACAACGTCTACGCCTTTGTTCTGGGCGAGCATGATGAGGTCGCCCGCTCGAGCGATGACGGCGAGCCCGCCGGAACTGCCGGGCGTCCGGTTCTGGAGGTCATAAAGCGTGAGCAGGTGAAGTACTGCACGGTGGTAGTCACCCGGTATTTTGGCGGCACTCTGCTCGGTGCGGCAGGCTTAGTCCGGGCGTACGGGTCCGCGGCAAGAGAGGGCCTGCACGCCGCGGGCATTGTGCGCAAGCGGCTCTTCCGCGAGGTGAGGTTCGTCATAGACTATCCATCCCTTGGACGTGTTCAGAACCTCATCGCTGAACAGGGGTTTACAGTCGATAGGCTCAGTTACGCCGAGAGGGTGGAGATGGTCATCCGGATCCCGTCAGAGATGCTCCCGGGATTCACCCGTCTGATGCAAGATGCCCTCATGGGGGCGTTCGATCCAATAGTGGGCGAGGAGAAGTTTGGGTTCGACGAACGCCCGGGAACGGGGTCAGACGGATGA
- a CDS encoding DHHA1 domain-containing protein, protein MPTARLYHSDPYLRDFQCRVLQSEPASRTSSPGPLFEVITDVTAFYPNSGGQPSDRGTVAGVDVVDVIEREDEIVHLTVAAVPVGPAVGRVDADRRFDHMQQHTGQHILSGAFASLFGLETVGFHMGEETVTIDLAAPDITYDQAAAVERLACEVVFQNRPVTATFWTREDLDTAHLRKIPARTENIRIVEVDEFDLTPCGGTHVRATGEVGLIKIIRTERIRGLTRVEFVCGRRALADYRWKNDTVHASASMLSVHGRELAEAVSRLQSQVKEAKRELEAVTSELRAYQAAEMYRATPPLEPSGVRVLARAFEGLDMNELKSLTHKVAGHSRVVALFGSTCGPLAHLVFQKSEDLPDLNMFHLLKQVLPSVDGKGGGNPGLAQGGGKNPAGLSLALEQASDIVAQALDSANGTA, encoded by the coding sequence GTGCCCACCGCAAGGCTTTATCATTCCGATCCCTATCTTCGAGACTTCCAGTGCCGGGTCCTCCAATCGGAGCCTGCTTCGCGGACTTCAAGCCCGGGGCCTCTGTTCGAAGTGATCACTGACGTCACCGCCTTCTACCCGAATTCTGGCGGACAGCCGTCCGACCGCGGAACTGTCGCCGGCGTCGACGTCGTGGACGTGATTGAGCGCGAGGATGAGATCGTCCACCTGACGGTCGCAGCTGTGCCGGTGGGTCCGGCTGTCGGGAGGGTGGATGCGGACCGGAGGTTCGACCACATGCAACAACACACCGGCCAGCACATCCTCTCCGGAGCGTTCGCAAGCCTCTTCGGCCTGGAGACAGTCGGGTTCCACATGGGAGAAGAGACAGTCACCATAGATCTGGCGGCCCCGGATATTACCTACGACCAGGCGGCTGCGGTGGAGCGGCTGGCGTGCGAAGTGGTGTTTCAGAACCGTCCAGTCACTGCGACCTTCTGGACAAGGGAGGACCTGGACACGGCGCATCTTCGAAAGATCCCTGCGAGGACGGAGAACATACGCATCGTGGAAGTTGACGAGTTCGACCTCACCCCGTGTGGGGGCACTCACGTCCGCGCCACGGGGGAAGTCGGGCTCATCAAGATCATCCGCACTGAGCGGATCCGGGGCCTCACCCGCGTCGAGTTCGTGTGTGGCCGCCGTGCCCTCGCCGACTACCGTTGGAAGAACGACACCGTGCACGCTTCCGCCTCCATGCTGTCAGTCCACGGGCGCGAGCTTGCCGAGGCAGTCTCCCGGCTCCAGTCGCAGGTCAAGGAGGCCAAGCGGGAACTGGAGGCAGTCACCTCGGAGCTTCGCGCCTATCAGGCTGCCGAGATGTATAGGGCGACACCTCCGCTCGAGCCATCGGGCGTGCGCGTGCTGGCCCGGGCTTTCGAAGGGCTCGACATGAATGAGTTGAAGTCCCTCACCCACAAGGTCGCCGGGCACTCTAGAGTCGTTGCGCTCTTCGGATCCACTTGCGGTCCTCTAGCCCATCTAGTGTTCCAGAAATCGGAGGACTTACCCGACCTCAACATGTTCCACCTGCTCAAGCAGGTTCTTCCGTCAGTCGATGGCAAAGGTGGCGGCAACCCCGGCCTCGCACAGGGAGGCGGGAAGAACCCTGCCGGCCTCAGCCTTGCCTTGGAGCAGGCATCCGACATCGTGGCCCAAGCTCTGGACTCTGCAAACGGGACTGCCTGA
- a CDS encoding amidohydrolase, translating to MGRYVFTNGKIYTASGRRPFCQALAVLGKRVLLAGSEAEIDAVVDDSFERIDLKGRALIPAFSDSHIHFMFFSLGMSGVDLDGAASVEDAAARVAKAVEAAKPGTWVLGSGWNKNAWPGGELPDRSYLDAVAPKNPVAMFSKDLHLVWVNTAALRLAGVGIDTPDPEGGEIVRDEETRQATGILKEAAADLVRRVIPEPTSEATAAAMEKGMAQLHAFGIAAIHNMEGASAFQAFQLLRNSGRLKLRVTSAIAKENLDDALDMGLSTGFGDEWLRIGPLKIFADGALGSQTAHLLRPYEGNPRNTGIAVTSKEEIAELVGRAVLGGISCAVHAIGDRANREVLSIFESVREESGRRRLRHRIEHAQLLHPDDVRKFADVGVVASMQPVHILTDIPAADRHWGKRSRWTYAFRSLIKSGATLAFGSDAPVETPNPIHGIYAAVARRRLDGTPDAGWYPEERLTVEETVRAYTAGAAAAVGEELTRGTLSRGSLADIAVLSRDIFSMPAAEIPEAHVVATMVGGEFVFRKDL from the coding sequence GCAAGCGAGTTCTACTTGCAGGTTCCGAAGCCGAAATCGACGCGGTGGTGGATGACAGCTTCGAACGGATCGACCTCAAGGGCCGCGCGCTCATTCCGGCCTTCTCAGATTCTCATATTCACTTCATGTTCTTCTCGCTTGGCATGTCCGGAGTGGACCTCGATGGGGCCGCGTCCGTTGAAGACGCCGCCGCGAGAGTCGCCAAAGCGGTGGAAGCCGCGAAACCCGGGACATGGGTGCTGGGATCCGGGTGGAACAAGAACGCCTGGCCGGGCGGGGAACTCCCCGACAGGTCCTACCTGGACGCGGTGGCGCCCAAGAACCCCGTAGCGATGTTCAGCAAGGACTTGCATCTAGTGTGGGTGAACACCGCCGCGCTCAGGCTGGCCGGGGTGGGAATCGACACCCCCGACCCTGAGGGCGGCGAGATAGTAAGGGATGAGGAGACCAGGCAGGCCACAGGTATCCTGAAAGAGGCGGCGGCGGACCTCGTACGGCGCGTGATTCCTGAACCCACTAGTGAGGCCACGGCAGCCGCCATGGAGAAGGGAATGGCCCAGTTGCACGCCTTCGGGATCGCCGCCATTCACAACATGGAGGGGGCATCTGCGTTTCAGGCGTTCCAGCTGCTTCGGAACTCCGGCAGGCTCAAGCTCAGGGTGACATCCGCTATAGCCAAAGAGAACCTCGACGACGCCCTGGATATGGGCTTATCCACCGGGTTCGGGGACGAGTGGCTTCGGATCGGCCCTCTCAAGATCTTCGCGGACGGGGCTTTGGGATCTCAGACCGCCCACTTGCTCAGGCCTTACGAGGGCAACCCCAGGAACACCGGGATTGCGGTTACGTCTAAAGAAGAGATCGCCGAACTCGTGGGCCGGGCCGTCCTTGGGGGCATATCCTGCGCGGTCCATGCCATCGGCGACCGGGCGAACAGGGAGGTCCTCAGCATATTCGAGTCCGTCCGCGAAGAGAGCGGGCGGCGCAGGCTCCGCCACAGAATCGAACACGCGCAGCTGCTCCACCCCGACGACGTCCGGAAGTTCGCGGACGTGGGCGTGGTCGCGTCAATGCAGCCGGTCCACATCCTCACGGATATCCCCGCGGCCGACCGTCACTGGGGTAAGAGGAGCCGGTGGACGTATGCTTTCCGTAGTCTGATCAAATCAGGGGCCACCTTGGCGTTCGGGTCTGACGCGCCTGTCGAGACGCCCAATCCGATCCACGGCATATATGCTGCGGTGGCGCGAAGGCGCCTGGACGGGACACCTGATGCCGGCTGGTACCCTGAAGAGCGCCTGACAGTGGAGGAGACGGTCCGCGCCTACACGGCTGGGGCGGCGGCGGCAGTCGGCGAGGAACTGACCCGCGGTACCCTCTCCCGGGGCTCCCTCGCAGATATCGCAGTCCTTTCCCGCGATATCTTCTCTATGCCTGCGGCTGAGATTCCTGAGGCCCATGTGGTTGCCACGATGGTAGGAGGGGAGTTCGTGTTCAGAAAGGATCTCTGA